A stretch of DNA from Toxotes jaculatrix isolate fToxJac2 chromosome 15, fToxJac2.pri, whole genome shotgun sequence:
CTGTACCTGGACCCGCTCCACTGAACAGATTTTGTGGTTATGGGGGTTTGCGGTGTGAGGTCTTTCGTTAATGTTACAAATAACTGCAGTGTAAAATAAGGGCTGAGACGAACAAACAGGCTTCGGAAGATTAAgttactgtgatgatgaaaaaaCCCCTTTACTTTCTATTCCTGTGAAAAGGAAGTTACACATGCTTCCTGTAAGGCCTTAAAACCCGCCAAActtatttctctaatgtttatggcttaaaactgggacctgagtaccaaTTTCATACCATAACATGcgaatgtcctggtatgacaataaagttccttgatccttgatccttatACGGAAATGCCACTCCCTGTGCTGGAAATTTGAAACTCTTCATCACGGGATGTAGGGTGCAGCTAAAACCAGTTTATTTCTTTGCTCAGAATTACgcaatgtttgttttaattacaaggcaggggaagaaaaacacatttgtgaaTTTTGTGTCTGTCCACTGAAGAGATTGTTACTGATACACGTTTCcacatcagttaaaaaaaaaacaaaaaacagcccGGATTGAGAACATTATCTGTGCATTGTTCTTTGAATGTAAAACAACTGGAGAATAATGCACAAGAAATTACAACTGTTGAAAAGTAATAATACAACCaatgaaaaatgccaaaaaaaagaataagaattaaaaataaataaataaagagaagcAGATAAAGTCGATTaattagataaataaataaatggccATTAAACAACCAAAAGGGGCAGGTCGTGTAATACTGATTctgtttcagatttaaaaaaggACTGcaggggaaataaaaaaactgttaaatggCTAAAAGTTTCTCACTTTTGTTTAAGTGAACCTCTTTTGATTTTGTTAGAAAGAATGTGAAAGGGCccttctaaatgttttttttaatctaggAAATTCTGTTTACCACGAGTAATAATCTCTGATGATACGCTCTCGTATATGCAAATTGTTATACCTTCATTCACACATAAGCAGGCCCTCAATACATCCTTCCATCCATTATCAATATAACTTATCCTCATAAGGGTCACTAGGGGGTCTGGGGCCAATCCCAGACAACTCTGGGTGAGACTTTGGTGCACTGAAACATgtcaccagtctatcacagggcggACACAtcgagacaaacaaccattcattCTCACAgtcacacctatggacaatgAACTGGACAACAAGAGTTGACAGTTCACCTTATCTGCATGTcatggactgtgggaggaagctacAGTACCTGCAGGGAACCCACGCTTGGAGTGTTTGCGACAGAAAAGCCTGAGTCAGCGGATTTAGACCCTGAACCTTTACTGTGAGGTGACTGTTCTAACCACTGCTCTACTGTGCTGCCTATTCCCTCAATACAGAGTCTGGGAATTTGTCTACCCACGGAGCCATTCTGCAAAGGAGCTTTTATAATACAGGTAAGTGTTAGTGGGGCACATTTCAAGACCCTTTTATATTCTTATTCTTTTGGATTAATGTACCATGTTCACTGcttttttaaagtattttgtgTATTATTCTTCACACCTctggacaatttagagtcaccagttAGCCTaatctgcatgtttttatgCCGAGGGAAAATATGCAGGCACGTTGAGTGCTTGCTTCAGAAAAGCCTTGGCCAGAAGATTCGGACGctgaaccttcttgctgtgaggtgacagtgctaactgGTCTACTGTGCTGCACAGGCCCTTAATACTGAGTCTGGGAATTTGTCCACTCAAGGAGTGACACTGCAAAGGAGTTTTTATAATACAGGTAAGTGTCAGTGGAGCACATTTCAAGACCcctatatattattattattattattattattgattaatatGCCATGTCCATCTATAACATTTATGACTAAATTAAAGTCACTGCTTCTCTAATTAGAGTTCAAGCTCCGGAAGGGCAGAaccctgttgtttttgtgtgtgtttattattaaaAGTGTTACTTGCTTCCTCCTTTAATCCGTATCATTGATAATATTTTAATGAAGGAAAGCAGGGGAGTGTGTGGTTCTTCAACATTgaacacattttcattgtttcctTTAAATATTTACACCACATAACTTCCACAAATTATGAGACATTCTTATGATAAAGTAATTATATAAattaatacttaaaaaaaattgcagttCTCTTAATTACACTGTTCATCATCAGTTTGTGGACTGGACGTGTCTGAGGGGTCTACTGTCCTCATGTGAAATTTATGAGGTTGCTGGGCCATGAGGGGTCGACAAAAATGACCTAGTTGCTATACAGTGCACTATAATTTGCCTTCACTAGTTTATTTAATTGAATGAAAATCCAACTGAAAATAGAGTTGGATCCACTGTTTAGaagagcttttcaaagctaaggttgatcaagtcgtacctgaggtcagccatgtctcaggaacggctcactggccttgctatcatcagtatcagtcactcaataggggagcagattttgtatgatgacattattgatgatttagcatcaaggaaggccagaaaggtcaggtttcagttttagttttttagtttttgtttgctgctcttagtgcaatagtgttataattagatttcctttagtgtgttttcatttgtgtgatgaaggattagtgctattcagaatatttattctatattttatttgtatattattttattttttattattttaaaataataagattatattgttttcattttattttattgttattctctgctgtcgTTATGTGTAatttttaatgtgtaaatgtgtaattcacttttatgtatatagagtatatttatttaatttctgataactaatttctaaattgttttggcagtgttggagttggagattgttataatatgaatattgttataataaaacatggctgttcgTGAGTTAGGGGTTCGGGTTAGGGCGCTCAGAGGGggtctcgcccagggagtaattcaatgcaGAAccgtgagtgagtgagtgtgtgagtgagtgaaattGGACACAGCTTTAAAAAGACCTTGTTCACTGAATCAGATTTAACCAATTCATATGTCTTGATGATGAAATTGGCCTATGGAGTATTGAATTGCTTCTGAGTAAAATTCATGGTGGCATTTTATGTGTAATATCAAGCCTCTCTACATAAACCAACCGAGTCATGAAAAGATAGAACAGGTGTCTCTAAATAATTATGGTACATCTGATTTATACTAGGAAAAATGAGACTTAGTGGAAAAATGTAGCAACATACAATTAAAATGTCATGTGTCATGTAGCCTGCACAGTGTGTAATTCTTTATTGTgactttctttatttcttctaGCATTTAACCGAAGTTACATGCTAACCGAAGCTGTCATGGCTGGTGGAGTCGAAATGAAGGTAAACAGTTGAAACAGCTGCCAGTTTTGTTTGAGGTGGTTTCAAatgcaaatataaaaaataaattaaataaaaaatgagtgCAGCTGATTTTAATCATGATTTTGAACATCTGCACTAAATGTTTAATTCTCTCCTGACACCAGATTTCTCTACCTTTAGTTTACTGTGTaaaatgtatataaaatatacacaTGAAATACAAATCTATCAGTGGATTGCTTAAAAATGTTGAAGTCAGGTGGAGTAtatttaaaatacaacacagtttGGTTTCACAAAAAACAATTCAGTTGGCATCAATTTGAGCTGGAATGTGAAactaagaaaagaaaaccttttttgttttagaatGAAGAGGAGATTCTGACTCCCAACATAAAGCAAACTCATCTCAAGGAGGGAAACGTGGATGACAGAGGAACAGCCAGAGATGAGCAAATCAAGAAAGACCAGCAAAGACCGTGCAAGCCTTATCCATTTGGAAAATACCATGATTCACATAGGTACATTATAAACAACATTCTTGATATTATAGAGTCAGGTCCCTTAGACATGATTGAACCCTGCCATGAGTATAAAGCTtttattaatacaaaacctgaaacTGAAATGGTCAAGTTCTGTCCTGAGGTTATTCGCATTGCAGCTGCCTGCATGAATAGCCGCACCAACAGCACTATACATTTTGGAATAGGGGACGCACCAGACTTCATTCATGGTCAAGTGCTGGGAGTGAAAGTTCGGGATAAAGAGGCTTTTGCACAAGCATTGAATTCTGCCATTGCTAAATATTTTGAGCCCAAACAGAGACCGGCTGCTCATTTTTGCATCAAACCTCCTCGATTTGTTGAGGTTCTCGATAAGAATATGACATCATCTAACAAATATGTGATAGAAGTAGACATAATTCCCAACTCTATAATCTGTGAAGAAAACATCTACCACACTTACCGGCTTCCCAAAAAAGccaagaaaaaagcaaaaattgaaacaaattcaaaacaatTCTTTGTCCGAGATGGTGGAAGCAGTAGGGATCTCCTCGCACCAACTACATCTGCAAAACCTATGCAGGAGTACAACAAGTTTGTTGATGGGATGAAGCAACGATCACAGCTCCGAAAACAAGCTGAGGAGAAGAGCCTCGCTGTGGCTAAGAGCAATTGTCAAGGCACTGcattaattaaaatgataaCTGGTGGATCCCCCTCTTTAGATGCTTCATGCTTTGACCGATATGTGATAGTAACGAACAAATCACATTCAAGCCAGTTTGAATCACTAGGATTTCTTGTAGAACTCAACCCAACAGCTGTTTTGGACTTTGATCCAGAATCAGCTAAACATGGATTACAGTGTCACTtcaaacagcacagtgcagTAAATTTACCAGCACAGTATAAAATCACAGGACAAATTAAGGACACTGTAAACACATCGGAATTAGGTCCAAAGATTAGCTGGATATTCTGTAATGGGGGTGTTCAGGATGAGCCACCTTCAGACATGGACCAGTGGTTGATGGACAAGGGAGCCTCCATTCAAGATCTGATTTATTTCTTGTGTCACAAAGATGTGGTTCTGAACAAGAGATTCCTTGTCATTTTCTTACTTTTGTCGTGCATGAATGAGGAGATTGATCCACTTGTTGAGACTTTCTGTAAATTCCAGAAGGAGCTTGGTGACAAAGGTCAAATCCTTTGTATATGTGACAGTGAAAAGGCATTTACCTCCTGGAAAGACCTAATTGATGCTCGGTGCGAAATCAACATTTCTGATAGATGTATATATGATCTCAGTTTTGCTGAAGTCAATGGCACTATCCTTAgtcttttctccaaaaatcgtAAATCCAGTCGTTTCCTAACTGGTGGTGGAGGAAGCAGAGTGCTTCTGAAGACAGAAGTGGAGCACAGCCTGAGTACCTTAGAGGTCCTGTGCGTGAACCAGTGtgaaggaggagatgaggaTAAAACTGTCATAGACCAGAACTtctacagaggaggaaaagtgtCATGGTGGAATTTTTATTTCTCCGAGCAGCTAGGATTCTCAAACGTTGTCAAAcgaaataaagttttctttatTGAGGAAAACGTCGCACATGTTTTGCACTCCCAGAAAAAAGCCTGTGTGTTATTCAACCTCATCCATGTACCTGGATGTGGTGGGACAACATTGGCCATGCACACTTTATGGAATCTCCGCCATAAATTCCGTTGCGCTGTCCTTAAAGACAAAAACGCAAACTTTTCTGAAGTCGCTGATCAAGTGGTCAAACTTTTAATGTGTGGCCATGAGGAAAAATTactgcaggtcccagttttgCTGATGATAGATGACTTTGATGACATGCAACAAGTATCTGACTTGCAGCAGCTCATTGACAGAGAATGCACAAAGAACGACATTAAGTCAGCAAAGGTAATCCTTCTGAACTGCATGAGATCATGGTCCTGTGAGTTCCTTAACAGACCTAGAGACACTCTGTTCCTTGAAAATAACCTGTCcgaagaggagaagaaacagtTTTCACTTAAAGAAACTGTTGAAACCTTCTATGATTTCATGATCAGAAAGAATAACTTAAAGCCAGAGTATGTTCAGGGTGTAGTCCACAACACTCTGAGGAgtttcagcagcagccagaaaAATGCCCAACTCCTGgctgttttaaccattttgaatGTGCACCATAAGGATGTCTTTCTCCCCGTGTCTCTGTGCCAGGAATTTCTCGGTCTACaacctgacactgacacagtccAAGAAGAGTTTGGGAAGCTTTCAGATTTGATTTGCCATACCACAGTTAAGAGTGAGTTGGGGCACAGGGCTGTGAAAATGATCTATCCACATTTTGCGAGGTGCTGTTACCAGGAACTTACAACAACTCATAAAATGACAGAAGCTGACTTTATCAACCTACTACAGAAGACAGTTGAGCTTATTAgcacagagggaaaaggaaaatatttgcaAGATGTGTTCCACCGTTCAGTGGAGATCCTAGCAAAGGGGAAACTCTCTGTTTGGTCTGATTCAAGAACTGAAGGTGAAATTGCAAGGCTGGAAGAGAAAGAACTTGTGAATGCATCAAAAAGGCTTGAGAAGGAGATTTAACAATTTCAGAGCGAGGCAAATTAGtactcattttgttttctctgaaatTTATACTTacaattttattaattttataattttttgaATTTAACAATTCTCTTTGGTGTTGGGCCACTGGGTGACAACAGCATTTTTGGGGTAGCCATGTTTATTAATGACCCATTAGTCCCCTGATAGGTTTAGATGGCTCTTTCCCAACAGGGGATTTTGCCATTTAAATGTTTAGTGCGGCCACAAACGTGGGTAGAGCAGTTGTCTCGGGAGCACATCCCTGGCTGCAGAGGGTTGCTGGTTTTCCAGCTGCTTATCTGTTCCAGTGGGTTTCAGTGCATAAGTACCCCCCACATGTAGTGGCACGAAGATAAGGGTTTGGTTTAGTTGAGTTAGTTAGTCTTAAGTCAGTTAGATAGGGCTGGGGAGGGTCCCTATTTTTGTGGTGGCTGTCCCTTTCCTTGTATTGTACTCAGTGGTGCCAGCactaatgtctttttttttttttttttaataaatggcATGTAGTGATGATAATTATGTGCAGGATGTCTAGTTACATAATTATCCATGATACATTCCAGcttctttgtttgtctttgtttatttttattgcattAGTGTGAATAATAAATGTATGTGACTAAAAGTGAacttgtttgtggtttttgatCTTCCATCACAGTCACTTAACATTAAAAGACCTACCCTGGCAAGTAAGATTATTAAGATTATTAAGTAGACTTGTTCCCATAAAATAAGAATCATGACAATCTTAGTAATAATAAGAGTCAGCTAAGTAACCGTGATTGACCTTGTTTGGACAGTTTGCTGGACAAATTTGTTACATATGTCCCTTGtgtacattcatttgttttaagtTTCCCTCAGAATCATCATGTCATTTGAATTTACAGGTTTATCTTTTAAGGTTACATTCACCATACCACCTTTAGTAGTaacagcttcttcctctttaaTCATAATACAGAGTTTTGAAAGATTGGTTTGTGGGCTTATGGGAGAACTTTTACCCCAAACAGTTACCAAATTCTTCCATAACAGAAACTAACCTAAAGACCTAATTTGCCATTTTATAAACTCTTCCTGGGACTTAAGGAATCAACCACAtgctcacaaaaacacacctggaTGTCACCTGGTACTTTCCACCTATTTATCCCTTTCAGCACCAAGTCAAGTCTCTAATCAGCTCACACATGTACTGTCTCTTTCCATGCGACTCTTTTTTAAAAGCGGCAAATTTTCTTTTGAATtactttgttctgtttgttcagAGATTCACAGTTACTGTGTAATTAGTTTCCTTTTTTCCTAAGCTAAGAGGTCACTTAACTTTTTGAAGTATGTATGTACAACAGTAAGTGAGTGCATCACCTCACACAAGGTCTATCCTTCAGagctcattttgttttcacttcagcagTACATTCTGTCTATTTCCAATCTGTCACTGTTAGTTCAATACATAGCTGTCCTATCTGAGCAGTCTCAGTCAAGAATGCAGTTTTAGccacaacatgacaaacacaGCAATACTTACTTGAGCTGAGTACAGTTTATATTGAAGCTGTGTGAGATACATTGGAATAAGGAACCGCTCAAATGTCTCCAGTGATGTGGTGGTGTAAGGTTTAAGATGGATTTAAACATGTCAGGATCAGAGTAACATTACACCACATTGCTGCTTCCTCAGGAGCTGAAGGTTAAACTGCATCTGTGGTTTAGTCTGAATTTAGTTGCAGACTAGTCCTG
This window harbors:
- the LOC121194303 gene encoding sterile alpha motif domain-containing protein 9-like, with protein sequence MLTEAVMAGGVEMKNEEEILTPNIKQTHLKEGNVDDRGTARDEQIKKDQQRPCKPYPFGKYHDSHRYIINNILDIIESGPLDMIEPCHEYKAFINTKPETEMVKFCPEVIRIAAACMNSRTNSTIHFGIGDAPDFIHGQVLGVKVRDKEAFAQALNSAIAKYFEPKQRPAAHFCIKPPRFVEVLDKNMTSSNKYVIEVDIIPNSIICEENIYHTYRLPKKAKKKAKIETNSKQFFVRDGGSSRDLLAPTTSAKPMQEYNKFVDGMKQRSQLRKQAEEKSLAVAKSNCQGTALIKMITGGSPSLDASCFDRYVIVTNKSHSSQFESLGFLVELNPTAVLDFDPESAKHGLQCHFKQHSAVNLPAQYKITGQIKDTVNTSELGPKISWIFCNGGVQDEPPSDMDQWLMDKGASIQDLIYFLCHKDVVLNKRFLVIFLLLSCMNEEIDPLVETFCKFQKELGDKGQILCICDSEKAFTSWKDLIDARCEINISDRCIYDLSFAEVNGTILSLFSKNRKSSRFLTGGGGSRVLLKTEVEHSLSTLEVLCVNQCEGGDEDKTVIDQNFYRGGKVSWWNFYFSEQLGFSNVVKRNKVFFIEENVAHVLHSQKKACVLFNLIHVPGCGGTTLAMHTLWNLRHKFRCAVLKDKNANFSEVADQVVKLLMCGHEEKLLQVPVLLMIDDFDDMQQVSDLQQLIDRECTKNDIKSAKVILLNCMRSWSCEFLNRPRDTLFLENNLSEEEKKQFSLKETVETFYDFMIRKNNLKPEYVQGVVHNTLRSFSSSQKNAQLLAVLTILNVHHKDVFLPVSLCQEFLGLQPDTDTVQEEFGKLSDLICHTTVKSELGHRAVKMIYPHFARCCYQELTTTHKMTEADFINLLQKTVELISTEGKGKYLQDVFHRSVEILAKGKLSVWSDSRTEGEIARLEEKELVNASKRLEKEI